ACCCGCGCGGTGGTGGTCCAGCAGGCCGAGGCGACCGTGGACCTGATCGACGCGAAGGCCGTCGAGTACACGATCACCGACTCGTTCTTCGCGCCCGCGGGCGAACTGCTCAACGTCATGCCGATGACCGTGGTGAAGACGGCCGAGCAGGAGCAGGACTACCTCAGGCGCCTGGCCGCGATCCCGGCGTTCCTGCGGGTGGTCGGCGAGCGGCAGGTGGCCGGCGCGGCGGCCGGGCGGACCCCGGTGGCGCACCTGCGGGACAACGCCGTCGCCTACCTGGACCGCTACCTGGCGGCGGCGGACGACGCGTTCGCCCGGGTCTCCGGCAGCGACGCCTTCAACGCCGCCCGCGACGAACTGATCGCGGCCGAGGTGCGGCCCGCGTTCGCGGCGTACCGGGACGTGATCGCGGGCCTGGAGGGCCGTCCGCTGGATCGCGTCGGCCTGTGCCGGCTGCCCGAGGGGGAGGCCGTGTACGCGGGCCTGGCGCGGGTGCACACCAGCACCCAGCGCACGCCCAAGGAGCTACACCAGACCGGCCTGGACCTGATGGCGGCCCTGGCCGAGGAGTACGCCGAGATCGGCGAGCGGGTGTTCGGGACGCGGGACGTGCCCACGATCTTCGAGCGGATGCGCACCGACCCGGCGCTGCGGTGGAACTCCGAGGAGGAGCTGATCACGGCCGCGCGCGCGGCCGTCGTGCGCGCCGAGGAGGCCGCGCCGGCGTGGTTCGGGCGCATCCCGTCGAAGCGGTGCCTGGTCGAGCCCGTGCCCGCCGTGGACGCACCGGGTGCCCCGACCGCCTACTACGCGCCGCCGGCGATGGACGGCACGCGCGAGGGGACCTACTACGCCAACACGCACCGGGTGGAGGAGCGGTTCCGGTACCAGGCGGAGGCGATCGCGTTCCACGAGGCCGTGCCGGGCCACCACTTCCAGATCGTGCTGGCGCAGGAGCTGACCGACCTGCCGATGCTGCGCCGGGTCGCCACGGTGACCGGGTACCTGGAGGGCTGGGGCCTGTACTGCGAGCGGCTGGCCGACGAGATGGGCCTGTACTCCGACGACGTGGCCCGGCTCGGCATGCTGGCGATGGATTCGATGCGCGCCGGTCGGCTGGTCGTGGACACCGGGTTGCACGCTCACGGGTGGAGCCGGGCGCAGGCGGTGGCGTACCTGACCGAGAACACGCCGCTGGCGCCGGTGGAGATCGCGTCGGAGGTGGACCGGTACATCGCGGCGCCGGGGCAGGCGCTGTCGTACATGGTGGGCCGGCTGGAGATCCAGCGGATCCGGGCGGCGGCGGAGCAGGCACTGGGCGACCGCTTCGACATCCGGGCCTTCCACGACCTGGTGCTGGGCGGCGGCCCGCTGCCGCTGGCGGTGCTGGACGAGGTCGTGCGCGACTGGGTCTCGGCGCAGGGCTGATCGGCACAGCCGCGCAGGCTGGCACGGCGGAAGGCTCGGCGCAGGCTCGGCACGGCGGGAGGCTCGGCGCGGAGTCAGCGCGGCGGGAGGCTCGGCGGGCGCGGGCGCGGTGCGGCGCGGGCACGGTGCGGCGCGGGCACGGCGGGGCGCGGGCACGGTGCGGCGCGGGCGCGGCGGGGCGCGGGCGCGGCGGGGCGCGGTGCGGGCGCGGCGGCATGGGCTTGGCGGCGGGGCCGGCGGGCGCGGAGTGCGGCGAGGCCGGCGGGCGCGGAGCGCGGTGGCGCGGGCCCGGCGGGGGGCGCGGGGCGGGGCGGGCGATGTGGGGTCGGCGGGGTTGCGGTGGCCGGGTGGGAGTCCCACCCGGCCGGCCGGTGGAAACCGAGCCTTCGACACAAAGCTTGATCACCCGATGATCGGGTGACAACGAAGGTCGCAGCGGACGTGCCCCCGACGGGATTCGAACCCGTACTGTGACTCTTTTAAGGAGCCTGCCTCTACCGGTTGGGCTACGGGGGCAGCGGCGAGCCTAAGCGGTTACCGAGCGTTCGTGGGGCTGGTTCGTCACAAGTCCCCCACACGGCTCAATGCCAACCGTTATTGCGCTCATTCGGGTAATGGACCCACCGCGCTCATCCCGAGTACGACTTCGTGATAAGCGTCACATCCGAGAGCTTGTTCGACGAGTTCATCCCGCAATGCTGCGGTGAAGCCGATACCAAATCCCATTGCGGTAGCCACCAAATACGCGGTTTGCGACAGGTGGCCCACATCCATTTGAACCACCCGGTACGCACGGGAAGTGTCATACCGCCACCGGGTCCGTTCCAACACCGCCGTGTAGGCGAGCACCAACGGCGCCTCACCCACCCACGCCTGGTCGCCCGCCGCCTCCGCCATCTCCGCCGGCGTCCACGAGACACCCAGCGGCTCCAGCGCGTGCGCCGAACCGTCGTAGTGGTGCCACCCGTCCCCCAGGCCCTCGACCCCGCGCACGTGCGCGTAGATCTCGACGGGGTGCCTACCCCCTCCGGACGGGCTGGTCTTGAACACCGTCCCCGTCCGCCCGATCCGCGACCGGACCGGCGACGGCGCCCCCAGCACGGCCAGCAGCTCGCCCACCCGGTCCAAGGGGACCGGACCGGGGCCGAACTCGCGGGACGTGCGGCGGGATAGCAGGACGTCCATCAGCCCCGCCGCGCCCCACGACGGGTCCGCCGGCAACGCGGGCAGCGGCACCACCGGGCCGCCGAGGCTGCGGAACGGCGCGGGTGCCGGGTCGCGGGTCAGCTTCTCGTCCAGCAGGGCGTCGTGCTCGTCCGAGCCCTGGTAGGGGGCGTCACCCAACGTCCGGCTGGCGAAGTGGAAGTGCCGTGCCGACGCGCCCCACGCCCGCCACCCGGACAGCATCCGGCGCTCCGCGTCGTGCTCGGGCGACCCCTCGACGACCAGCACGCCCGCCTCGACCAGCTCGTCCAGCACCTTGCGCAGCGCTGCCCGGTCCGCCTCGCCGAGGGGTGCGAGCAGCTCGTCCACGTCGGTGAACTCGGTGAACTTGCGGCACAGCAGCTCGGCGGTCTCGCTGATCGCGAACTGCCGGTGGTGGAGGTAGTCGTCCCACACCACGGTGCCGTCCTGGTAGAACAGCGCCGCGTGCTCAGCGACCTTTACCCGCACCCATCAGCTCCTTGAAACGCGCCGCCACCCACTCGTGCACGGCCTCGGACACCCGCTCGTCCTGCGCCCGGTGCTCGAACCAGCGCCAGTCGCAGTTGACGTTGACCTCCAGGAACACGTGGTCGCCGCCGGAGACGAGGAGGTCGAAGGCGGCGACCTGCAAGCGCCAGTGCCGGGCTAAGGCCAGTAGCCGGTCCGACAGCCGCGCGGGCACCTCGACGGGCGTGACCTGGACCGCCTCCGGGTCGACCCACAGCTGCGCGGGGTCCAGCTTGTCCACCTGGAACGCCAGGGTCTGCTCGCCGACGACGAACACGCGCAGCTCCGTCTCGGAGGGCACGTACTCCTGCACGATGACCGGCGCGGACTCGGGGACGTCGCCGGAGCGGCTGGTCTCCAGCGGACGCGGGAACAGGCCGTGCTGCATCCCGGGGCGGGGTTCGAGCAGGTGGCGGCCGGTGGTCTTGACGATGCACCGCCCGCCGCCGGGCCGGGTGCGGCCGGGTCGGGTGGTCACCGCGGTGCGCGGGACGCGCAGACCGAAGGACGCCGCGTCGGACAGCTGGGTGAGCCGGTCGAGGTGGGCGGTGGCGCGGGCCGGGTTGACGTGCGCCCAGTCGCCGCGGGTGGACAGCCAGTTCGCGACCGCGCCCCACTGGTCCACGGCGTAGGCGCCGGCCAACGTGCCGGGTTCGACCTGGAGGGCGGAGAGCTCGAAGTGCCGGCGCCACACCAGCAGGGGCCGCAGCAGCCAGCGGTCCAGTTCCAGCAGGGGCGCGTCGGTGTAGACGGTGAGCGGCAGGTCGACGCAGCGGTCGGCGTCGATGCGGGCCAGGCGGATGCCGCGTTCGGCCAGGGCGATGGAGAGGGCGTTCATCTCCATGTCGGCGGCGCGGGCGAGGACCAGCACGCAGGGCACGGGGCTGCCGTCGCCCTCGTCGACCATGCCGAGGCGGTGCACCTGCTCCTGGAAGTCCAGGTTCTTGGCGGGCGACCGGAAGATGTAGTCCTGGCCCTGCAGCAGCAGTGGGGTGGGCTTCACGGGCCGGACGGCCTCGGGTGGGGGAACCAGGTCGCTCCCCCACCCGGAAGCGGTCATGACTCAGTCGTCTTTCTTGCTGCGAAAAACCTTTCCGGCGGTGGCGTACTCGGCGGCGTACTCCGCCAGCGCACGGTCCTCGATCTCACCGCGGCGAAGCTGTGCGGCCAGCTCCTCAAGCGACATCGCGGTCACCTCTCTCCCCACTGGCGCGTCACACTTTTGGTGGCGCACCAGTCGTAGTCTCGGGTTCACGTTACGCAATGTCAAGGTGACGCGCTGCCCATTACTCCTATTGGGGGCTCAAGTTACGAAACTGAGCCAGACGGGTGCTTGCCCACCACCACCAAACGGCGCAGTGGGCACCACACTCAGCTCTTGGTGGCCCGGTCGAACTCGGCCTTCGGCTCGTGGATCTGACCCAGCGCCACGACCTCGCGACCCGAGAACAACGCCTGCGTCCAGTCGACGAACACCCGGAACTTGCGGTTCACCGTAGGCATGAACATGACGTGGTAGCTGCGGTGCATGAACCAGGCCACAACACCCTTGAAACGCAGGCCGAACACGTCCGCAACACCCTTGTACAGGCCCAGGCCCGCGACGCTGCCGAGGTACTTGTGGAAGTAGTCCTTCGGCTTCTTCCCGCGCAGGGTGGCCACGATGTTCTTGGCCAGCAGCTTCGACTGCCGGATCGCGTGCTGCGCGTTGGGCACGCAGGTCGCGGTCGGGTCCTCCTCGGTGCGCGACAGGTCCGGCACGGCCGAGCAGTCGCCCGCCGCCCACACCCCGGGCAGACCGACGACCTGCATGGCCGCCGTGCACTGCACGCGACCGCGCGCGTCCAGCGGCAGGTCGGTGTTGCGCAGCATCGGGTTGGCCTTCATGCCGGCCGTCCAGATGATGGTGTCCGAGTCGAACTCGGTGCCGTCGTCGAGGACGACGTGGCCGTTCTCCATCGACTTGACGCGGGTGTCGAGGTAGCACTTGATGCCGCGCTTCTCCAGCTGCTGCACCGTGTACACGCCGAGCTTGGCGCTCACCTCGGGCATGATCCGGTTGGTCGCCTCGACCAGGACCCAGTGCATGTCCTCCTGGCGCAGGCCCTCGTAGTAGCGCAGCGCGTAGCGGGCCATGTCCTCCAGCTCCGCCAGCGTCTCGATGCCCGCGAAGCCGCCGCCGATGACGACGAAGCTCAGCAAGCGCTTGCGCAGCTCCGGGTCGTTGGTGCTGGCCGCCTGGTCCAGGCGCGACAGCACGTGGTTGCGCAGGTAGATCGCCTCGCCGATGGTCTTCATGCCGATGCCGACCTCGGGCAGGCCGGGGATCGGCAGGGTCCGCGAGATCGCGCCCAGGGCCGAGACCAGCACGTCGTACTCGTACTCGGCGACGTGGCCGTCGGCGAGCTCGACGGTGACCGCCTTGCGGGCGTGCTCGATCTTCGTGGCGCGGCCGGTGACGACGTGGCAGCGCTTGAGGACCTTGCGCAGGGGCACGACGACGTGGCGCGGCTCGATCGAGCCGGCCGCCGCCTCGGGCAGGAACGGCTGGTAGGTCATGTGGGGCTGTGGGTCGATGACCGTGACCGACGCCTCACCGGAACGCAGCTTCTTCTGCAATCCCAGCGCGGTGTACATGCCGACGTACCCACCGCCGACAATCACGATCCGTGTGGGTTGCGACTTCACAGCAGCCATACGCCTATGGTCGCACCGGAGGGTCGTTTCCGACGGCTCGTCAGGCCCCGTTGTGACCACGGTCGCCGGGTGATGAGCACCACGCACAGCGCTGACCTGCGACGGTGTCGCTCCTCGGGGTGAACGTGCTGAGAGGAACGATCCAGAAGCTCAGGTTCGGCTGAGTGTTCGAGACGCTTCTCTCAGCTCCGCCGGCGCAGCAGGACGACCGCGCCGACCACCAGTCCGGCCGCGCACGCCAGTCCGAACACCTCAACGGCGGCGTCCGTCCGGCCGCCCGGCAACAGGAGCACGAGACCCGCCAAAACGAGTACACCGGCCTGCACCAGGACGTACCTCACGGCGGCGCCACGCAGGGCAGACGGGTGAATGCGGCTCCGGGTCGGCACAAGCGCTGCGTAAGCGCAGAGCAGGTGCAGCAAATGCACCAACGCCACCAGCACGAGCACCGCCGGCCGCACCGGCTCGCCCCCGAGCACCACCAACGCGACCGGTGGATAGGCGACGAGGAGCGCGGCGGCGGCCGAAGCGGGAATGGCGGCGGCCACGGCCGTCAGACCGACGTACAACACCAATGGAGTAACCATCACTCCTTCGGCGTAAAGAACGCCGGCGGTCACCAAGCCGACCACCCCGATGGCCGCGCGGAACACCCATCCGGGCCACCCGCGACGCAATTCGACCGTCGTCATCTGCGCACTCCCGGTCGGGCGGCTTCACGGAGAACCGCCGAGATCGCCGCCGCCCGCGCGTCCCACGTCACCACGGCCACGCCATGCCGGCGCATGGCCTCCAAACGCACCTCGTGCTCCAGCCGCAGCACGTGCAGCGCGGCGGCGCCCCACGGCGTGTCCCGGTCCGGCAGGAGGTCCTTCGGGAGCACGTCCACCGCGAGCACCACATGTCCTCGGCGTGCCGCGTGCACGGACAGCTCCACCGCGTCGGCGTCGAGGAACGGCGACAGGACGACGACCAGCGCCCCGTGCGGCAACTGCTCCCGCCGCAGCACGGGCTTCTGCGCCCACCCCGCCGACCGCGCGCACACCACGAGCTGGTTGCGCAGCCGCAGCAGCTGCCGGCGTCCCGCGCCCGGCCGGACGGACAGCTGCGGCCGGCCCAAGTCCACCAGGCCGACCCGGTCCCCCTGCCGCAGGTACCCGGCCGCCAGCGACGCCGCCGCCCGCACCGCCAGGTCCAGGCTCCCGCCGGGTCGGGTGACGCGCCCCGCCCCGCCCAGGTCACCGCCTGCGTGCCGGCGCGCGTGGCGGCCCTTCCGGCGTTCCGCGCCGTCCCCGCCGGCTCCCTCCGGGGACGCCACCGACCACGAGCCGACGTCCCGGTCCACGTCGAACCGGGTGTCCAGGGCGAGCACGACGTCCGCGTCCGCCTCGGCGTGGTGCTCTCGGACGTGCAAGGTGCCCGCGCGCAGCGACACCCGCCAGTCCACGCGGCGCAGCCGGTCGCCCGGCTGGAACGCCCGGATGTCGCGCAGCTCCACCGAATCGCCCGGCCGCCGCGCCCGGTGCGCACCCACCAGGCCACGCGCCCGCGCGGGCAGCAGCCCGGCCGGCAGTTGGTGCACCGGCGGCAGGATCACCCGCCCGCGCTCGGCGCCGGTCACCGGCCCGAACACCAGCAGCCCGTCCGGGCCCGCCACCAGGTGGTCGGGCCGCAGGTCCACGCCCTCGCCCCAGGCGTCGCGGCGCAGCACCACCTCCACCGCGCGCGTCGACGCGGGCAGCAGGTGCACCGGGCCGAGGCCGGGACGGTCCACCGGCAGCCGGATCGCCACCACCTCGGCCCCGCCGCACGCGTCGACCTCGACCACGGACTTCGCCGCGCCGACCTCACCGGTGCGCGGCAGCCCGCGGACGTTGACGACCGGTTTCCCGCCGACCTTCGCGACCAGCGCGACCAGCGTCGAGATCAGCAGCGGCGCGCCGAACAGCACCAGCTCGACCCGGTGCAGCAGACCACCGACCACGACCAGCCCGACGCCGAGGGCCGCGCCGCGCACGAGCGCGTCCGTGGGGTGCCAGTGCGAGCCGCGCCCGCCGGTCAGGGCGTCCTTGATGCGCTCGCCGCGGGTCATGACCGGCTGCTGACCGGCCCGGGGACGCGGCCGAGCAGCTCGGTGACGACGTCCACGCCGGTCACCCCGGACGTCCACGTCTCCGGCCGCAGGGTGAGCCGGTGCGCCAGCGCCGGGACCGCGCACTCCTTGACGTCCTCGGGCAGCACGAAGTCCCGCCCGTCCAGCACCGCCAGCGCCCGCCCGACCAGCACCAGGGCCTGCGCGCCGCGCGGCGACGCCCCGACCTCGACGGCGGGGTGCGCGCGGGTGGCGGCGGCGAGGTCCACGCAGTAGCGCAGCACGTCCTCGTCCACGGCGACCTGCTCGACGCCCTGCTGGAGCTGGAGCAGCCGGTCGGTGTCCAGGACGGGTTCGACCTCGGTCTCCTCGCGCTGCCGGGCCAGGCGGCGGCGCAGCACCTCGACCTCCTCCTCCGGCGGCGGGTAGCCGATGTCCAGGCGGAGCAGGAACCGGTCCAGCTGCGCTTCGGGCAGCGGGTAGGTGCCCTCGTACTCGACCGGGTTGGCGGTGGCCAGCACGTGGAAGGGGCGCGGCAGCGGGAAGGTGCGGCCCTCGACCGTGACCTGGCGCTCCTGCATGGCCTCCAGCAGCGCGGACTGGGTCTTGGGCGGGGTGCGGTTGATCTCGTCGGCCAGCAGCAGGCCGGTGAACACCGGGCCGGCGCGGAAGTGGAAGTCCCGCTCGCCCGGGTCGTAGAGGAAGGAGCCGGTGACGTCGGCGGGCAGCAGGTCGGGCGTGCACTGGAGGCGCTTGAAGTCCAGCCGCAGCGCTTGCGCGAGCGACCGGGCCATCAGGGTCTTGCCCAAGCCGGGCACGTCCTCCAGCAGCACGTGGCCGCCGGCCAGGATCGCCGCCAACGCCAGCCGCAGCGACCGCTGCCTGCCGACGACGACGGTGCCGACGGCGTCGAGGACCGCCTTGGCCTCGATGCCGATACGGGTCACCGGCGCAGGGGTCACCGATGCGGGGGTGACGGGCGCAGGGGTCACAGGCGCTCCAACAGCTCGGCGAGCCTGGTGGGCTCGGGGAGGGTCGCCGCCGGGTCGGTGACCAGGCGGTGCAACTCGGGGCCGAGGACCGCGGCGGCGCGCGGGTCGGCGAGGTCGGGGACGTCGTGCCGCTGCCGCAGCCGGGCCTCGACCAGGCGGCGCAGGCGGGGCTGGACGCGCACGGCGAACCGGTCGTGGTCGACGGCGGCTTCGGCGAGGCGACTGGCGAGGGTGCTGGCGTGCGAGGTGGTCGCCGTGGACGGGGCGGCGGGCGGCGGCGCCCACACGACGTCCGTGGCCCGGGGCAGGCGGGCGGCCAGGACGCCCAGCGCGAGGACCGGGACGGCGACGATGACGGCCCAGTGCAGCGGCGCACCGACGCGGGTGAGCGTGAACGCCGTCGCGACTCCCGCCACGCCCCCGATCGCCACCGCCGCGCCCATGCCCAGGATCGGTTTCATCGGCTCGGTCATGCCCGGCTCCCGTCCAGGTCGCGCACGATGTGCTCCAGGGCCTCACGGGCGGTGCGGGCGTCGTCCTCGGTCACGTCGGCCGTCCCGAACCGCGCCCGCTGGTAGACCTTCCGCAGCGCACCGGTGGCTTGTTCGTCCACCCGGTACCGGGCGAGCAGCGCACCCGTGAACTCGGTGGGCGTCTGGTGCGGCAACCGAGCCGCCCCACTGCCCGCTGCCGCCTCCTCCAACCGCAGCCAGGCCCCCACCACGGCGTCCCGCGGCGGCCCTCCGACCCGCTCGCTCAGCCCTTCCAACGCCTCCCGGGCTCCCTGCACCAACAACTCCGGCGCCCGCCCGTCCGCCCCGTCCACCGCGTCGGCAACCACCCCCACCGCCGCCTCCCGCCGACGCCGCCACCGCGGCAACCCCAGCGAGAGCACCAGCCCGGCAAGCGCGATCACCACCATGGCGACCAGGACGACGGCCACGACCACCAGCGACCCGCCGACCACCGAGCCGTTCTCGGCGTCCTCAGCGACATCGGCAGGGGTCTTGGTGAAAACAGGCGCGGTGTCCGGCACCGACCCGATCGCGTCATACGGCACCGGCGAAGCCCCGCGCGCGGCCAGGGCGACGACGACCAGCGCCAGTCCCACCAGGAGCGCGAGAACAAGCCGTGGCCTCATGGCAAGAGGATGCCTGCCGAACTGCGCGAACGCCCGGCTTTCAGCGCAACAGTCCGATGACCTGGCCGTCCGCGAGCCCATCGGGCTCCAGGCTGTCCAGCACCTCCTCCACCAGCGCCACGACAGACGCCTTGATGACCTCGGGGTCCTCGAAGCCGGCTTCGGCTTGGGCGGCCAGGGAGGGCACGAGTCGATCCGGGTCCGTGCCGAGTTCACGCAAGGCGTCCACGGCCTTCCGCGTCACCCCTGCGGCCAGTTCGTTCGCCAACAGCCGGCCCAGGGTGGCCGCCAGATCACCCGGCTCGACCGCCCGCAACAGCCGGAGGACGTCGAGACCGTCCTTGGGCTTCAACCGCTTCGGGTTCTGTGCGCGCTCGCTGATCTTCACCACCTTCGAGACGAGCAGCGCCGCCGGTCCCGCCACGCGCACCGGGAACACTCGCGGATCTCGATCGTCCAGCGCGCCGATGTGCCGGAGGTCGTTGTCCACGATCGCCGCTTCCAGACCTTCGGTCCGGCGGAAGAAGTTGCCGTGCACCGGAACTTCGGCCGATCGCCGGCCTCGGCCGGAGCTGAGCGCCTCGGGCACCATCAGGTCGACCGCGACCCGTCCACGCCCCAGCCAGGTCCCCGGCTGCTCACCCCGCACGAACCCGGCACCGGTCATGGCGGACTCGATCAGCGGCTCGTGGGCCAGTAGACCAGGGGTCAGCAGCAGGTCGGCGTCCGTGGTGGTCGGCGCGGTGGCGAGGTCCGCGCTTCCGCTGTGGAGGTAGACGGCCTGCGCACCCACCAGCACGACGACCTCCCGGTGCGGCCCGAGCGCGTCCAACGCGTCCAGCAACACCGCTCGCGCCTTCACGTACTCAGGCGGCGTCATGACGCCCAGCCCTCCTCCACAGTCGCGAAAACCTCCATCAGTTGCTCTGCTTCCTCTGTCGAACGCCCCGGCCCGGTCAGGAGGTCGGCCACCACCTGCGCGGGTGGGGCGCACCGCAGACCACCGACCGTTCTGGCGCGCTCGCGGACCACATCGTCGTAGGGGCGCATGACCAGGACGTTGGACCCGCGCTCCACCCTCTTGAGCCGCAGCCGATCCATCAGACCGATCGGGTCGGCCGTGTAGAGGCTCAGCGACACCAACGGCGACACCGGCGTGACGTCGGCCGGCAGGTAGGCCCGGGCAGCGGCCGAACCCGTGAGCACCGCGTCCGGCTCGACCGCCGGAAGGGCCTTCAACGCGTGCTCGATCCCGCGGGGGTCGACCGAGGTTATGACTTCATTGGCCTTCATGACCTGGTAGTCGGCTGTCCAGCGCGTCACCAGGGCTCGTCTGCGCACCGCGATGACCGTTCCGTCGCTGCGCCGCCGGATCACGGCCTCCCGGTCGAGCAGGTCCAGGACCCTCGATCCGCTTGCCACGCTGACGCCCGCTCGGGCGGCGGCTTCGCGAACCCCCACCGGTGTGCCGGTCTCGCACAACGCCAGGACGATCCGAGCCGCGGCATGGCCTCGGAGCGACTTGAGAGTGCGATCCTCGGGATCGCGGACTTCGCTCCGGTCGGCACCGGTCCGGTCGATGAAGACCGCGGGTCGTTCCAGCGCCAGCCGCAGGTTGCCGGTCGGGTCGAACCACCCCATCCCGTGCCGTGCCAACTCGGCGCGGGTAGCCGGCGAGACGAACGACGTCACCAGCATGGCGTTCTTGGCCTGACCGCCCTGGACCCTCGCCACAAACGCCGCGGCGCGGGCTACATCCCTGGGGGCCGTGAAGGCCTTGGATTCGACCACCAAGTTCGCGACGGTTCCGTTCGGATCCTCGATCGTGATCTCGGCATCCGGCCGGAGGAGTCGCCCCTCGACCTCCCGCACCGGGGCGTAGTGGACCGTGAGCTGCCAAGCCTGCGGCAGGATCGACCGCAGGGCCTCGACAGCCGATGCGATCAACTCCGCCTCGGTCGTTCCACGATTCGCACTGTTCCGGGCCACGCGGAACAGTATGTTTTGCGGAACACCCGTATGTCTAGCTGCGCAAATGACACGATCAGGTGATGATCCCCGCCGCTTGGGCCGCACGGTGGAGCACGTCCTGAAGCATCGCCGGGGTCAGGCGGCCGGTGAAGGTGTTGTGCGGGCTCACGTGGTAGCTGCCGAACAGGTGCAACGGGGGACCGTCGTCCTGCGCGGGCAGGGTGTACGTGGTGCCGTGGCCGAAGGTCGGGCGGGGGCGGGGG
This DNA window, taken from Saccharothrix variisporea, encodes the following:
- a CDS encoding DUF885 domain-containing protein — protein: MDTTAALAEELLDLMSRLSPLGATVFGLPGYDHLLTDHTPEAEESSRAKAVDIAARARALPDTDDPVTRAVVVQQAEATVDLIDAKAVEYTITDSFFAPAGELLNVMPMTVVKTAEQEQDYLRRLAAIPAFLRVVGERQVAGAAAGRTPVAHLRDNAVAYLDRYLAAADDAFARVSGSDAFNAARDELIAAEVRPAFAAYRDVIAGLEGRPLDRVGLCRLPEGEAVYAGLARVHTSTQRTPKELHQTGLDLMAALAEEYAEIGERVFGTRDVPTIFERMRTDPALRWNSEEELITAARAAVVRAEEAAPAWFGRIPSKRCLVEPVPAVDAPGAPTAYYAPPAMDGTREGTYYANTHRVEERFRYQAEAIAFHEAVPGHHFQIVLAQELTDLPMLRRVATVTGYLEGWGLYCERLADEMGLYSDDVARLGMLAMDSMRAGRLVVDTGLHAHGWSRAQAVAYLTENTPLAPVEIASEVDRYIAAPGQALSYMVGRLEIQRIRAAAEQALGDRFDIRAFHDLVLGGGPLPLAVLDEVVRDWVSAQG
- a CDS encoding SagB/ThcOx family dehydrogenase; translation: MRVKVAEHAALFYQDGTVVWDDYLHHRQFAISETAELLCRKFTEFTDVDELLAPLGEADRAALRKVLDELVEAGVLVVEGSPEHDAERRMLSGWRAWGASARHFHFASRTLGDAPYQGSDEHDALLDEKLTRDPAPAPFRSLGGPVVPLPALPADPSWGAAGLMDVLLSRRTSREFGPGPVPLDRVGELLAVLGAPSPVRSRIGRTGTVFKTSPSGGGRHPVEIYAHVRGVEGLGDGWHHYDGSAHALEPLGVSWTPAEMAEAAGDQAWVGEAPLVLAYTAVLERTRWRYDTSRAYRVVQMDVGHLSQTAYLVATAMGFGIGFTAALRDELVEQALGCDAYHEVVLGMSAVGPLPE
- a CDS encoding ATP-grasp domain-containing protein — encoded protein: MTASGWGSDLVPPPEAVRPVKPTPLLLQGQDYIFRSPAKNLDFQEQVHRLGMVDEGDGSPVPCVLVLARAADMEMNALSIALAERGIRLARIDADRCVDLPLTVYTDAPLLELDRWLLRPLLVWRRHFELSALQVEPGTLAGAYAVDQWGAVANWLSTRGDWAHVNPARATAHLDRLTQLSDAASFGLRVPRTAVTTRPGRTRPGGGRCIVKTTGRHLLEPRPGMQHGLFPRPLETSRSGDVPESAPVIVQEYVPSETELRVFVVGEQTLAFQVDKLDPAQLWVDPEAVQVTPVEVPARLSDRLLALARHWRLQVAAFDLLVSGGDHVFLEVNVNCDWRWFEHRAQDERVSEAVHEWVAARFKELMGAGKGR
- a CDS encoding NAD(P)/FAD-dependent oxidoreductase, whose amino-acid sequence is MAAVKSQPTRIVIVGGGYVGMYTALGLQKKLRSGEASVTVIDPQPHMTYQPFLPEAAAGSIEPRHVVVPLRKVLKRCHVVTGRATKIEHARKAVTVELADGHVAEYEYDVLVSALGAISRTLPIPGLPEVGIGMKTIGEAIYLRNHVLSRLDQAASTNDPELRKRLLSFVVIGGGFAGIETLAELEDMARYALRYYEGLRQEDMHWVLVEATNRIMPEVSAKLGVYTVQQLEKRGIKCYLDTRVKSMENGHVVLDDGTEFDSDTIIWTAGMKANPMLRNTDLPLDARGRVQCTAAMQVVGLPGVWAAGDCSAVPDLSRTEEDPTATCVPNAQHAIRQSKLLAKNIVATLRGKKPKDYFHKYLGSVAGLGLYKGVADVFGLRFKGVVAWFMHRSYHVMFMPTVNRKFRVFVDWTQALFSGREVVALGQIHEPKAEFDRATKS
- a CDS encoding DUF58 domain-containing protein; this encodes MTRGERIKDALTGGRGSHWHPTDALVRGAALGVGLVVVGGLLHRVELVLFGAPLLISTLVALVAKVGGKPVVNVRGLPRTGEVGAAKSVVEVDACGGAEVVAIRLPVDRPGLGPVHLLPASTRAVEVVLRRDAWGEGVDLRPDHLVAGPDGLLVFGPVTGAERGRVILPPVHQLPAGLLPARARGLVGAHRARRPGDSVELRDIRAFQPGDRLRRVDWRVSLRAGTLHVREHHAEADADVVLALDTRFDVDRDVGSWSVASPEGAGGDGAERRKGRHARRHAGGDLGGAGRVTRPGGSLDLAVRAAASLAAGYLRQGDRVGLVDLGRPQLSVRPGAGRRQLLRLRNQLVVCARSAGWAQKPVLRREQLPHGALVVVLSPFLDADAVELSVHAARRGHVVLAVDVLPKDLLPDRDTPWGAAALHVLRLEHEVRLEAMRRHGVAVVTWDARAAAISAVLREAARPGVRR
- a CDS encoding AAA family ATPase, which gives rise to MTRIGIEAKAVLDAVGTVVVGRQRSLRLALAAILAGGHVLLEDVPGLGKTLMARSLAQALRLDFKRLQCTPDLLPADVTGSFLYDPGERDFHFRAGPVFTGLLLADEINRTPPKTQSALLEAMQERQVTVEGRTFPLPRPFHVLATANPVEYEGTYPLPEAQLDRFLLRLDIGYPPPEEEVEVLRRRLARQREETEVEPVLDTDRLLQLQQGVEQVAVDEDVLRYCVDLAAATRAHPAVEVGASPRGAQALVLVGRALAVLDGRDFVLPEDVKECAVPALAHRLTLRPETWTSGVTGVDVVTELLGRVPGPVSSRS
- a CDS encoding DUF4129 domain-containing protein, yielding MRPRLVLALLVGLALVVVALAARGASPVPYDAIGSVPDTAPVFTKTPADVAEDAENGSVVGGSLVVVAVVLVAMVVIALAGLVLSLGLPRWRRRREAAVGVVADAVDGADGRAPELLVQGAREALEGLSERVGGPPRDAVVGAWLRLEEAAAGSGAARLPHQTPTEFTGALLARYRVDEQATGALRKVYQRARFGTADVTEDDARTAREALEHIVRDLDGSRA
- a CDS encoding type IV toxin-antitoxin system AbiEi family antitoxin encodes the protein MARNSANRGTTEAELIASAVEALRSILPQAWQLTVHYAPVREVEGRLLRPDAEITIEDPNGTVANLVVESKAFTAPRDVARAAAFVARVQGGQAKNAMLVTSFVSPATRAELARHGMGWFDPTGNLRLALERPAVFIDRTGADRSEVRDPEDRTLKSLRGHAAARIVLALCETGTPVGVREAAARAGVSVASGSRVLDLLDREAVIRRRSDGTVIAVRRRALVTRWTADYQVMKANEVITSVDPRGIEHALKALPAVEPDAVLTGSAAARAYLPADVTPVSPLVSLSLYTADPIGLMDRLRLKRVERGSNVLVMRPYDDVVRERARTVGGLRCAPPAQVVADLLTGPGRSTEEAEQLMEVFATVEEGWAS